A stretch of the Actinotalea sp. JY-7876 genome encodes the following:
- the ddaH gene encoding dimethylargininase has protein sequence MTQPRTPTARRYLMCRPDFFEVTYEINPWMDVTRATDRERAIAQWETLRDAYLAWGHTVELIDPAPGLPDMVYAANGATVVDGLVYSARFRYPERAAEGPLYEKWFADHGFITQTAAQINEGEGDILLVGDTFLAGSGFRTDPAAHAELAALSGHEVVTLELVDPRFYHLDTAIAVLDSRPGHELIAYYPPAFSATSQAVLAARYPDAVMATEADAIALGLNAVSDGLHVVVAPAAVDLAAELRARGFEPHPVDTTELLKGGGGAKCCTLEIRS, from the coding sequence GTGACCCAGCCGCGCACCCCCACCGCCCGCCGCTACCTCATGTGCCGCCCCGACTTCTTCGAGGTGACGTACGAGATCAACCCCTGGATGGACGTCACCCGCGCCACCGACCGCGAGCGCGCGATCGCCCAGTGGGAGACACTGCGCGACGCCTACCTCGCGTGGGGCCACACGGTCGAGCTCATCGACCCCGCTCCCGGCCTGCCGGACATGGTCTACGCCGCGAACGGGGCGACGGTCGTCGACGGACTCGTCTACTCGGCCCGCTTCCGCTACCCCGAGCGCGCCGCCGAGGGCCCCCTGTACGAGAAGTGGTTCGCCGACCACGGGTTCATCACGCAGACCGCCGCCCAGATCAACGAGGGCGAGGGCGACATCCTGCTCGTCGGCGACACCTTCCTCGCAGGCTCCGGGTTCCGCACCGACCCCGCGGCGCACGCCGAGCTCGCCGCGCTGTCGGGCCACGAGGTCGTCACCCTCGAGCTCGTGGACCCGCGCTTCTACCACCTCGACACCGCGATCGCTGTGCTCGACAGCCGCCCCGGCCACGAGCTCATCGCCTACTACCCCCCGGCGTTCTCCGCCACGTCCCAGGCGGTCCTGGCGGCCCGCTACCCCGACGCCGTCATGGCGACGGAGGCCGACGCCATCGCCCTCGGGCTCAATGCCGTCTCCGACGGCCTGCACGTCGTGGTCGCGCCGGCCGCCGTCGACCTCGCCGCCGAGCTGCGCGCGCGCGGCTTCGAGCCGCACCCCGTCGACACCACGGAGCTGCTCAAGGGCGGCGGCGGCGCCAAGTGCTGCACACTCGAGATCCGCTCGTGA
- a CDS encoding alpha/beta fold hydrolase, whose amino-acid sequence MLTTHQLPIPGGTIHYEVRGNGPLMILTGSPVDARVFAGLADELAREHTVVTHDPRGINRSRLDDPDGPSTPQLRADDLAALLDTLGADDADVMGSSGGAVTGLDLATRYPDRVRTLVAHEPPVLTLLQDSAEQLAAVDALVATFHREGFEAAIMAFLGNAGWDEDEEEPREPPSAQDMADGARFFAQDLHPTSSYVPDIAALTAGATRVVVGVGADSGDLLTHRTSTALAERLGTRLTAFPGAHHGFASHPQEFAAALRDVLTTARA is encoded by the coding sequence ATGCTCACCACTCACCAGCTGCCCATCCCGGGCGGCACCATCCACTACGAGGTGCGCGGCAACGGGCCGCTCATGATCCTCACCGGCTCGCCGGTCGACGCGCGGGTCTTCGCGGGGCTCGCCGACGAGCTCGCCCGCGAGCACACGGTCGTCACGCACGACCCGCGCGGCATCAACCGCAGCCGCCTGGACGACCCGGACGGCCCCTCGACCCCGCAGCTGCGCGCGGACGACCTCGCCGCGCTGCTCGACACGCTGGGCGCGGACGATGCCGACGTCATGGGGAGCAGCGGTGGCGCCGTCACGGGGCTCGACCTCGCGACCCGCTACCCGGACCGCGTGCGGACGCTCGTCGCGCACGAGCCGCCGGTGCTGACCCTCCTGCAGGACTCGGCCGAGCAGCTCGCCGCGGTGGACGCCCTGGTCGCGACGTTCCACCGCGAGGGGTTCGAGGCGGCCATCATGGCGTTCCTGGGCAACGCGGGCTGGGACGAGGACGAGGAGGAGCCTCGGGAGCCGCCGTCGGCGCAGGACATGGCGGACGGCGCACGGTTCTTCGCCCAGGACCTCCACCCGACGTCGTCGTACGTGCCCGACATCGCCGCGCTCACCGCCGGCGCGACGCGCGTCGTCGTCGGCGTGGGCGCGGACTCCGGGGACCTGCTGACGCACCGCACGTCGACCGCCCTGGCGGAGCGCCTCGGCACCCGACTGACCGCCTTCCCCGGCGCTCACCACGGCTTCGCGTCCCACCCGCAGGAGTTCGCCGCCGCGCTCCGCGACGTCCTGACGACCGCGCGAGCCTGA
- a CDS encoding SRPBCC family protein, translated as MSVREVSVSRVVAAPAGVVWDLVTDVRHHARWVPLTRIDGPDRPVRAGDEFTGVTGPTAASGGRGVPDVMVVERYDPPAPAHGRDAAREGVATFRKRGPVLMGDAEVRVRPLGSRHSEVTWVERTWLRGLPRPVGAALTAVAMSGMLHLVLRRVAAEVSRVP; from the coding sequence GTGAGCGTGCGCGAAGTCTCGGTGAGCCGCGTGGTCGCCGCGCCGGCCGGCGTCGTGTGGGACCTGGTCACGGACGTGCGCCACCACGCGCGGTGGGTGCCGCTGACGCGGATCGACGGGCCGGACCGGCCGGTGCGGGCGGGTGACGAGTTCACGGGCGTCACCGGCCCGACGGCGGCGTCGGGCGGGCGCGGGGTGCCCGACGTCATGGTCGTCGAGCGCTACGACCCGCCGGCGCCGGCGCACGGACGGGACGCGGCGCGCGAGGGTGTCGCGACGTTCCGCAAGCGCGGCCCCGTGCTGATGGGCGACGCCGAGGTGCGCGTCCGGCCGCTGGGGTCGCGGCACAGCGAGGTGACGTGGGTCGAGCGCACCTGGCTGCGCGGCCTGCCCCGCCCGGTCGGCGCCGCGCTGACCGCCGTGGCCATGTCCGGCATGCTCCACCTGGTCCTGCGCCGCGTGGCGGCCGAGGTGAGCCGCGTCCCCTGA
- a CDS encoding MmcQ/YjbR family DNA-binding protein, whose translation MAHPRMYDDDDPLLARLRDLCAALPESVEKESWGRPTFRVARMYATYGVGAAAGQPEQPHALIFRPDDDERPALLDDARFWAPPYHGPAGWLALDLARDVDWDEVGELLASSYRQAAPARLVARLDAERSSGT comes from the coding sequence GTGGCGCACCCGCGGATGTACGACGACGACGACCCGCTGCTCGCGCGCCTGCGCGACCTGTGCGCTGCGCTGCCCGAGTCGGTCGAGAAGGAGTCCTGGGGCCGCCCGACCTTCCGGGTGGCGAGGATGTACGCGACCTACGGCGTCGGCGCCGCGGCCGGGCAGCCGGAGCAGCCGCACGCCCTGATCTTCAGGCCCGACGACGACGAGCGGCCCGCGCTGCTCGACGACGCCCGCTTCTGGGCGCCGCCGTACCACGGGCCCGCCGGGTGGCTCGCACTCGACCTCGCGCGCGACGTCGACTGGGACGAGGTCGGCGAGCTGCTCGCGTCGTCGTACCGGCAGGCGGCGCCCGCACGGCTCGTCGCCCGGCTCGACGCCGAGCGGTCGTCGGGCACGTGA
- a CDS encoding aldo/keto reductase — translation MDKRVLGRTGRQVSVIGLGCWQLGADWGEVSEEQALAVLDAAVDSGVTFLDTADVYGDGRSERLVGTLLRNRPDAGLTVATKMGRRAAPHVDAAYTLDAFRAWTDRSRENLGVETLDLVQLHCPPTETFSRDSLYDDLDTLVAEGRVAAYGVSVEKVAEALEAISRPNVATVQIILNVFRRKPLEEVLPAALEAGVGILARVPLASGLLSGKYDASTTFAADDHRSFNRQGEAFDVGETFAGVPYDVGVAAAQEVARFTPQGATTAQLALRWILDQPGVSTVIPGASKPEQARSNAAAADLAPLDAETLAGLEKIYDERIRQHVHGRW, via the coding sequence ATGGACAAGCGTGTGCTCGGACGGACGGGACGACAGGTCAGCGTGATCGGCCTCGGCTGCTGGCAGCTGGGGGCGGACTGGGGCGAGGTGAGCGAGGAGCAGGCGCTCGCGGTGCTCGACGCCGCGGTGGACTCCGGGGTGACCTTCCTCGACACCGCGGACGTGTACGGCGACGGCCGCTCGGAGCGGCTCGTCGGGACGCTGCTGCGCAACCGGCCCGACGCCGGTCTCACGGTCGCGACGAAGATGGGTCGCCGGGCCGCCCCGCACGTCGACGCGGCGTACACGCTCGACGCGTTCCGGGCGTGGACCGACCGCTCGCGCGAGAACCTCGGCGTCGAGACCCTGGACCTCGTCCAGCTGCACTGCCCGCCCACGGAGACGTTCTCGCGCGACTCCCTGTACGACGACCTGGACACCCTGGTCGCCGAGGGCCGCGTCGCCGCCTACGGCGTCTCGGTCGAGAAGGTCGCGGAGGCGCTCGAGGCGATCTCCCGGCCGAACGTCGCGACCGTGCAGATCATCCTCAACGTCTTCCGCCGCAAGCCGCTGGAGGAGGTGCTGCCCGCCGCGCTCGAGGCCGGCGTGGGCATCCTGGCGCGCGTGCCGCTCGCGAGCGGCCTGCTGAGCGGCAAGTACGACGCGTCGACGACGTTCGCCGCGGACGACCACCGGAGCTTCAACCGCCAGGGTGAGGCGTTCGACGTCGGCGAGACGTTCGCGGGCGTGCCGTACGACGTCGGCGTCGCCGCCGCGCAGGAGGTCGCCCGGTTCACGCCGCAGGGCGCGACGACGGCTCAGCTCGCCCTGCGCTGGATCCTCGACCAGCCGGGCGTCTCGACGGTCATCCCCGGCGCGAGCAAGCCCGAGCAGGCGCGGTCGAACGCGGCCGCCGCCGACCTGGCGCCGCTCGACGCGGAGACTCTCGCCGGGCTCGAGAAGATCTACGACGAGCGCATCCGGCAGCACGTGCACGGCCGCTGGTGA